In the Mycolicibacter sp. MU0102 genome, one interval contains:
- a CDS encoding glycosyltransferase, whose protein sequence is MAFPQTTQRSLLVWHVHGSWMDSFVAGEHRYLIPVNVPHDPDGRGLCGRDWPHAQEIPLAELREHDIDLVVLQRPHELELTARLLGRRPGIDVPAVYVEHNTPRPFVVESLHPIADRGDIPLIHVTAFNQLMWDNGRAPTMVIDHGIADPGHLYTGDIAAAGALINEPLRRWRTVGADLLGALGQSVPVDVWGIGTEDLNDPAHRCAGVVGHGDLRTDQLMKELAHRRVYLHTARWTSLGLSLLEAMFLGMPVVSVAATMAPIVVPPEAGVVSADLDTLRTALSGLVADRYLAEVVGKAARNYAMEHFGLDRFLRQWDQVIEAQCSARSSGGVLP, encoded by the coding sequence ATGGCATTTCCGCAGACCACCCAGCGTTCGCTGCTCGTCTGGCATGTGCACGGGTCGTGGATGGACTCCTTCGTCGCCGGCGAACACCGCTACCTCATTCCGGTCAACGTTCCGCATGATCCCGACGGTCGCGGTTTGTGCGGTCGCGACTGGCCCCATGCGCAAGAAATTCCCCTGGCCGAACTGCGTGAACACGACATCGACCTGGTGGTACTGCAGCGACCACACGAGCTTGAGCTCACCGCACGCCTGCTGGGCCGGCGGCCCGGAATCGATGTTCCCGCGGTGTACGTCGAGCACAACACCCCGCGGCCGTTCGTGGTGGAGAGCCTGCACCCGATCGCGGATCGCGGCGACATCCCGCTGATCCACGTCACCGCGTTCAACCAGCTGATGTGGGACAACGGCCGGGCGCCGACCATGGTGATCGATCATGGCATCGCCGACCCAGGCCATCTGTACACCGGGGACATCGCGGCCGCCGGAGCCCTGATCAACGAGCCGCTGCGGCGGTGGCGCACCGTCGGCGCGGACCTGCTGGGCGCGTTGGGGCAATCGGTGCCGGTCGACGTTTGGGGGATCGGCACCGAAGATCTCAACGATCCGGCGCATCGGTGCGCAGGCGTCGTCGGCCATGGCGACCTGCGCACCGACCAGTTGATGAAGGAACTGGCGCACCGGCGGGTCTACCTGCACACCGCGCGCTGGACGTCGCTGGGCCTGTCGCTGCTGGAAGCCATGTTCCTGGGAATGCCGGTGGTGTCGGTGGCCGCCACGATGGCCCCGATCGTGGTGCCCCCCGAGGCGGGCGTCGTCAGCGCGGACCTCGACACCTTGCGGACTGCGCTCAGCGGTCTGGTCGCCGACCGCTATCTGGCCGAGGTGGTCGGCAAGGCGGCCCGTAATTACGCCATGGAGCACTTTGGACTCGACCGATTCCTGCGTCAGTGGGACCAGGTCATCGAAGCGCAATGCAGCGCCAGGAGTAGCGGGGGAGTACTGCCGTGA
- a CDS encoding STAS domain-containing protein: MPALKAAGSVFPANRIHSLPPSDTWASRTARSVTRWGRSGAVISVGGELDASNAGQLADYVQRCASYCEWLVLDLNDLEFIGTAGFSALKTITDRCADAMVYCTTVPGVAVSRLLRICDPGNAVPTMSSVADALAGVQGFRHVR, encoded by the coding sequence ATGCCCGCTTTGAAAGCCGCCGGATCGGTGTTCCCGGCGAACCGAATACATTCCCTTCCCCCGTCCGATACCTGGGCGAGCCGCACCGCCCGTTCCGTCACCCGCTGGGGACGCTCCGGCGCGGTGATCAGCGTGGGCGGCGAACTCGACGCCTCCAATGCCGGCCAGTTGGCCGACTACGTGCAACGATGCGCGAGCTACTGCGAGTGGTTGGTACTGGACCTCAATGATCTGGAATTTATTGGCACCGCTGGCTTTTCAGCCCTGAAGACCATCACCGACCGATGCGCCGACGCCATGGTCTACTGCACGACGGTGCCCGGCGTCGCCGTGTCACGACTGCTGCGGATCTGCGACCCGGGCAACGCCGTGCCGACGATGTCGTCGGTGGCCGACGCGCTGGCCGGCGTGCAGGGGTTTCGGCACGTCCGCTAA
- a CDS encoding cutinase family protein, with protein MSARTILDSIGPLTIAVSVAGTAMLLASGAPTARAAPCPDTEVVFARGTGEPPGVGPTGQAFLNALNARLGTSPTVYAVNYPANDHWDTGVDGIRDAGAHVVSRATSCPRTKMVLGGYSQGAAVMGFVTSAQVPDGVDPAIVPKPLDPDVAEHVAAVVLFAMPNERAMNFLKEPTIAIGPLYQAKTLQVCAVEDAVCSDGMNFAAHDSYAGDDATMVQQGADFAARQLQGRVG; from the coding sequence ATGTCCGCGCGTACCATCCTCGATTCCATTGGCCCGCTGACAATCGCGGTATCGGTAGCCGGTACCGCGATGCTTCTGGCTTCCGGCGCTCCCACCGCTAGGGCTGCGCCGTGCCCCGACACCGAGGTTGTCTTCGCGCGGGGAACCGGTGAGCCGCCGGGCGTGGGCCCGACCGGTCAAGCGTTCCTCAATGCGCTGAACGCACGCCTGGGAACAAGCCCAACCGTTTACGCGGTCAATTACCCGGCCAACGACCACTGGGACACCGGCGTCGACGGCATTCGGGACGCGGGTGCTCACGTCGTCTCCCGGGCGACCAGCTGTCCCAGAACCAAGATGGTGCTGGGCGGCTACTCCCAGGGCGCGGCGGTGATGGGTTTCGTCACGTCGGCTCAGGTGCCCGACGGGGTCGATCCGGCGATAGTTCCCAAGCCGCTGGACCCCGACGTCGCCGAACATGTCGCCGCGGTCGTGTTGTTCGCTATGCCCAATGAACGGGCGATGAACTTCCTCAAAGAGCCCACGATCGCGATCGGACCCCTGTACCAGGCCAAGACCCTGCAGGTGTGCGCCGTCGAGGACGCGGTGTGCTCCGACGGCATGAACTTCGCGGCGCACGACAGCTACGCCGGCGACGACGCAACGATGGTCCAACAGGGGGCCGACTTCGCCGCCCGCCAGCTCCAGGGCCGCGTGGGATAG